A single window of Deltaproteobacteria bacterium DNA harbors:
- a CDS encoding efflux RND transporter periplasmic adaptor subunit: protein MARRFVPFLVIGVALLAPTPFVADDDAQAAGAPTAERAAPAAEGVRPEEGFARAPIRLDGIQQQAIGLTYGTVERRPLEQVIRTVGRLDYDERKLAEVTLKVEGYIGDLFVDYTGKPVRKGDPLFTIYSPELVTAQEEYLLAHETLGRLGGSNVPGALDSARSLVRASRERLRLWDLADQQVRALEESRKPELYQTIYSPISGVVIEKMAFKGHRTEPGMPLYKIADLSTVWVYADIYEYELPFVQVGQEARITLAYYPAEEWTARLTYVYPSIDPKTRTAKVRFELPNSGKHQLLPEMYGNVELHVPAGERVAVPETAVLDSGRRQVVFVASTDGQLVPRDVKLGSRFDDYVEVLEGLSPGERVVTSANFLVDSESKLQAAESMMGMMGAIGMGDWKMESARPMEMGGQAGPGQEERRVGDLMVAVSVAAGPAKVGENAIRVHVRDASGAPVKGAAVSFSYTMDMPGMSIEQARAQERGDGMYEGSARFTMAGPWGLVVEIERPGKPPAREKFTLRVSG from the coding sequence ATGGCAAGACGTTTCGTTCCGTTCCTCGTGATCGGTGTCGCTCTGCTCGCTCCCACGCCGTTCGTTGCAGACGACGACGCGCAGGCGGCCGGAGCGCCAACCGCGGAGCGGGCGGCGCCAGCGGCGGAAGGCGTCCGACCCGAGGAGGGCTTCGCCCGCGCTCCGATCCGCCTCGACGGCATTCAACAGCAGGCGATCGGGCTCACGTACGGCACGGTCGAGCGCCGTCCCCTGGAGCAGGTGATCCGGACCGTGGGCCGCTTAGACTACGACGAGCGCAAGCTGGCCGAGGTGACGCTCAAAGTGGAGGGGTACATCGGCGACCTCTTCGTCGACTACACGGGCAAGCCGGTCCGCAAGGGCGATCCGCTGTTCACGATCTACAGCCCCGAGCTGGTGACGGCGCAGGAGGAGTACCTGCTCGCCCACGAGACGCTCGGCCGCCTCGGCGGCAGCAACGTCCCGGGCGCGCTCGACAGTGCGCGGTCTCTCGTCCGCGCGAGCCGCGAGCGCCTCCGGCTCTGGGATCTCGCCGACCAGCAGGTCCGGGCGCTCGAGGAGAGCAGGAAGCCCGAGCTCTACCAGACGATCTACTCGCCGATCTCGGGGGTCGTGATCGAGAAGATGGCCTTCAAGGGCCACCGGACCGAGCCGGGAATGCCCCTCTACAAGATCGCCGATCTCTCCACGGTCTGGGTGTACGCGGACATCTACGAGTACGAGCTGCCGTTCGTCCAAGTCGGGCAGGAGGCCCGCATCACCTTGGCGTACTATCCGGCGGAAGAGTGGACCGCACGCCTCACCTACGTCTACCCCTCCATCGACCCGAAGACCCGCACCGCGAAGGTGCGGTTCGAGCTCCCGAACTCCGGCAAGCATCAGCTCCTGCCCGAGATGTACGGCAACGTCGAGCTCCACGTCCCGGCGGGCGAACGCGTGGCGGTCCCCGAGACCGCCGTGCTCGACTCCGGCCGCCGGCAAGTGGTCTTCGTCGCGTCGACCGACGGACAGCTCGTGCCGCGCGACGTGAAGCTCGGCAGCCGCTTCGACGACTACGTCGAGGTGCTGGAAGGCCTCTCCCCCGGGGAACGCGTCGTGACCAGCGCCAACTTCCTCGTCGACTCCGAGAGCAAGCTCCAGGCGGCCGAGAGCATGATGGGGATGATGGGCGCCATCGGCATGGGCGACTGGAAGATGGAGAGCGCCCGGCCGATGGAGATGGGCGGTCAGGCGGGTCCCGGGCAGGAGGAAAGGCGTGTCGGCGATCTAATGGTCGCGGTCTCCGTGGCGGCCGGGCCGGCCAAGGTCGGAGAGAACGCCATCCGCGTGCACGTCCGCGACGCGAGCGGTGCGCCCGTCAAAGGCGCCGCCGTGAGCTTCTCGTACACGATGGACATGCCGGGCATGAGCATCGAGCAGGCCCGCGCGCAGGAGCGGGGCGACGGGATGTACGAGGGGAGCGCGCGCTTCACGATGGCGGGACCGTGGGGGCTCGTCGTCGAGATCGAGCGGCCGGGCAAGCCGCCCGCCCGCGAGAAGTTCACGCTGCGGGTGAGCGGCTAG